One genomic region from Desulfurobacterium atlanticum encodes:
- the rpsO gene encoding 30S ribosomal protein S15: MAVDKDVKQEIIKKYGFHEKDTGSPEVQIALLTERINILTEHFREHKHDNNNKRALYRLVGRRKKLLKYLKEKDFNRYKEIVLKLGLRK, encoded by the coding sequence ATGGCTGTAGATAAAGATGTAAAGCAGGAAATTATAAAGAAGTATGGTTTTCATGAGAAGGATACAGGTTCTCCAGAAGTTCAGATTGCTCTTTTAACAGAGAGAATTAACATTCTTACAGAGCATTTTAGAGAGCATAAGCATGATAATAATAACAAAAGAGCTCTTTACAGGCTTGTTGGAAGGAGAAAGAAACTTCTGAAGTATCTCAAGGAAAAAGACTTTAACAGGTATAAAGAGATTGTTTTAAAGCTTGGTCTAAGAAAGTAA
- a CDS encoding twin-arginine translocase TatA/TatE family subunit, with protein sequence MFEWILIAIIAALVFKGNRLMELIKTFRIAKEEFKKGKEGIEEEVICDGKPKIKVVKRK encoded by the coding sequence ATGTTTGAATGGATTTTAATAGCGATTATAGCAGCGCTTGTCTTTAAAGGAAATCGGCTTATGGAACTTATAAAAACTTTTAGAATCGCAAAAGAAGAGTTTAAAAAAGGGAAGGAAGGTATTGAAGAAGAAGTAATCTGTGACGGAAAACCTAAAATAAAAGTTGTAAAAAGAAAATGA
- a CDS encoding PaaI family thioesterase, which translates to MEKLPERDNFCFVCGKKNPKGLKLEFKKENGKVYTTFFLDKYYQGYSNIIHGGVISMILDEAMAHLQTEEERFLTGKITVKFIKPLKVEEKVTVTAWIEKNRKRLKETRAVMKKENGETVAEAEAIMFVKRENTE; encoded by the coding sequence ATGGAAAAGTTACCTGAAAGGGATAACTTCTGTTTTGTATGCGGAAAAAAGAACCCAAAAGGTTTAAAACTTGAATTTAAAAAAGAAAACGGAAAAGTCTATACAACTTTTTTTCTTGATAAGTATTACCAGGGATACAGCAACATTATTCATGGTGGCGTCATATCAATGATACTTGATGAGGCAATGGCGCACCTTCAAACAGAAGAAGAAAGATTTTTAACAGGGAAAATTACAGTAAAGTTTATAAAACCTTTAAAAGTGGAAGAAAAGGTAACAGTTACAGCATGGATAGAGAAAAACCGAAAAAGATTAAAAGAAACCAGAGCAGTAATGAAGAAAGAAAACGGAGAAACAGTAGCAGAAGCAGAAGCTATAATGTTTGTTAAAAGGGAGAACACTGAATGA
- a CDS encoding YggS family pyridoxal phosphate-dependent enzyme — protein MGIKENIEAIKERISNAARRAGRDPEEITLLAASKTRAPQEIREAFNCGIKVFGENRVQEAREKIPALSDLPIEWHMIGHLQTNKVKYAVKMFTLIHSVDSENLIEELEKRAKKEEKIQEVLIEVKLSPEETKHGCKEDEVPFLVEKILEKENLKLLGFMTIPPYVENREEVRPYFAKLREIKEAMERKFGRRFPHLSMGMTHDFEVAIEEGATIVRIGTAIFGPRNY, from the coding sequence ATGGGAATTAAAGAAAATATAGAAGCTATAAAAGAGCGAATCTCTAACGCTGCCAGAAGAGCAGGAAGAGATCCAGAAGAGATAACGCTCCTTGCAGCATCCAAAACAAGAGCCCCACAGGAGATAAGAGAAGCTTTCAACTGCGGAATAAAAGTGTTTGGCGAGAATAGAGTTCAGGAAGCAAGAGAAAAAATCCCGGCACTTTCAGACCTCCCGATAGAGTGGCATATGATAGGCCATCTCCAGACAAACAAAGTTAAATACGCCGTAAAAATGTTCACATTAATTCATTCTGTTGATTCTGAAAATCTCATTGAAGAGCTTGAAAAAAGAGCAAAAAAAGAAGAAAAAATTCAGGAAGTTTTAATAGAGGTAAAGCTTTCCCCCGAGGAAACAAAACACGGATGCAAAGAAGATGAAGTTCCTTTTTTAGTTGAAAAAATCCTTGAAAAAGAAAACCTTAAACTGCTCGGATTTATGACAATACCTCCCTACGTTGAAAACAGAGAAGAGGTAAGGCCTTACTTTGCAAAACTCAGAGAGATAAAAGAAGCGATGGAAAGGAAATTTGGCAGAAGATTCCCTCATCTTTCTATGGGAATGACCCACGATTTTGAAGTGGCAATAGAAGAAGGAGCAACAATTGTTAGAATTGGAACAGCAATTTTTGGACCAAGAAACTATTAA